TAATTTGGTCTTCAAGGGGACTTTCCTGCATAATTACCCGGATATAATCATCGATTTGGCTTTGGTAATCGTCAGTGTCAAACAAGCGATCGTCAATGTCATCAAGACTCGCAATGATCCGTGTCAAATCTGGTCGCTGCACATAGTCCATAAACCGGGCGGCATCGACTGGCACATTGCCCCCAAACTCATCTTTATACGCTGACGCTAACAATAATAGGGTTTCATAGTTGGCCTGGTTGAAATGAAAATCCTCACGACTGGTGACATTGAGCCAAACAAGCGGATCACGTAAAATCCACGCGAGCACAATTTGCTCAGCTTGTTCACCACGTGATGACCGTGGCCGCAAAGTGGGCTGGGCAGCCCCCGACCAGGAACGGGTGTCATTTTGCCAAGGCGTCTGTGCCCCAGCATTTTGCTGACGTGACTGAGTCTGGGTCTGCCGGGCACCACCCTGGCCCTGCGCAATCTTTGCCAGTAACAGCGGTTGGATTTGTTGTTGCAACCCTGCCAGCGAAATATGATAGGCATCGGATAATTGTGCCAAATACGTTTCACGAATCAATGGTTCATCCACGCTGGCAATCACCGGCAACACGTCTGCAATATAGGCAAACACTTCCGCCTGATTATTCATATTGCGATCAGTCTGGAGATAGCGAATATTAAAGGCCACCGGGTCTTCCGTATTATGCACAAACACATTTGTGAACGCTGTTGAATCATGACTACGCAAAAATTCATCTGGATCTTGATTGTCCGGGATATGCACAACCTGGGCCTTTAATTGACTGTTCATCGCAATTAAATCTAAGGCGCGCTTGGTGGCTGCTTGACCGGCACTATCGGCATCATAAGTAACCGAGATACTTTCGGCCATCCGGTTCAAAATGTGCACTTGTTCCGGTGTCAAACTGGTGCCCATTGAGGCAACCCCATTGTTGATGCCCGCTTGAAAGGCCGCAATCACATCCATAAACCCTTCAAACAAAATGACCTGCTTCGACTTACGAATAGCATTCTTGGCCATATCTAGATTAAAGAGCTCACGTGACTTCTCAAATAGTGGACTTTCTGGTGAGTTGATATACTTGGGCTCATCATCGCCACTCGTTAACTTACGGCCTGAGTAGGCAATTGGTTGCCCCTTGGCATTACGAATCGTGAACAGTACCCGATCGTTAAAACGATCATGGAGTGTCCCATCCGACCAAGTGACAAATAATTCCGAGGCGCGTAATAATTGATAATCAATCTTTTTTTCTTCAAAATATTTTAGTAAGACATCCCCTGTCGGCGCAAAACCCAGACTATAGGCATCAATCGTGCCATCGTCGAGCCCCCGCTCATGGAGGTAGTCAAGGGCTTGTTCGCCGACGGCTGTGTTCACCAGGAAATGGTGATACAGCTTTGTAGCATCGGCGTACAAGTCAAGTAAGGCCTGGATCTGGGGATCAACTGGCTTAGCAGTTGTTTCCGAAACATCTTCAGCAATTTCGATGCCCGCCATTGGCGCAACTTTGGCCACGGCCTGGGGGAAGCTCAAGTCTTCCAAATCCATCAAAAAGCTGAAAACATTCCCACCGCGGCCACATGAAAAACAATGAAAAATCTGCTTTTCTTCGTTGACCGAAAATGATGGGGTGCGCTCCTCATGAAAAGGACACAATCCAAACAGATTGCGTCCCTGTTTACGGAGTTGTACGTGTTGGCTAATCACGTCAACAATATTAATGCGTTGACGGATTTCTTCCACGACTTCATTAGGAATACGTGTCGCCATGACAACCTCCGTTCTTTACATTGGTTACAACATAATCAGTATGCTTAGATTGCATAAATCAAAGCAAAAAAATAGTATTACAGCTCCTATAATTATACGCACAATAAGTAAAAAAGCAACCCCTTTGTCAAGGGGCTCTTTTGAAGCAGAAGCCCGCTATCATAGGGATTGGAATTTTGTGTAAATATATTATGTAAACTAGAAAAAAAGAAGAGGTTGTCATCAACTATTAAGCTCAATGACTTTGAAAAAAGGACCCCCAGCGCTTTTGAACTCCTGACGCATAAGCGTTGCGACCAAAAAAGAATCCTCATCACTCATAAGGATCCTTTTTGCAGCGGTAATTTAATTTGCTAGTTTCTTTCGTTAATGCACCAGATGACTGGGTACCTAATCGTGGCTAGTACGTAATCTTCAAGTGGTTCACCACTGCTTCAGCTTCATTGAACAAACCTTCAATAATATCCTTTACGGGACGCTGGCTATTAACCATACCTGCAATCTCGCCAGCCATGACGGAACCATTTTCAACATCCCCCTCAAAGACAGCCTTTGACAAAGATCCTAAAGACAACTCTTCCAAGGCATCTCGTGAAGCCCCTGAGTACTCAAGCTCCAGATACTTAGCGATCATCGGATTCTTGATGGAGCGAACTGGCGCTCCTGAGCGACGACCCGTCACCGTCGTTGCTGTGTCATTGGCGTCCAAAACGGCTTGCTTGAAGGCCTCTGGCACGGGGGTTTCATCGGCCGTTAAGAAAATCGTCCCCGCCTGGATACCTTGCGCACCCAAAGCATAAGCAGCCGCTACACCGCGGCCATCACCGATACCACCAGCGGCAATCACGGGGATGTTCACAGCTAACACGACTTGTGGCACGAGTGCCATAGTCGTCGTCTCACCAACGTGGCCGCCGGACTCCATCCCTTCGGCAACTACGGCCACAGCACCCAAATCTTCCATCTTCTTAGCTAATTTAACTGAAGGAATCACGGGAATCACCTTGATCCCGGCTGCGGTCAGGGCGGGCATGTAAACCTTTGGCGTACCAGCACCAGTCATCACAATTGGTACCGCTTCTTCGATGATCACGTCAACCATATCAGGAATGTTTTTCATCATCAACATCAAGTTCACAGCGAAAGGCTTGTCAGTACCAGCCTTCACCTTACGGATTTCCGCGCGTAAGCCTTCCTTATCAAACCCAGCTGACGTCAAAACACCCAGTCCACCAGCGTTTGACACTGCAATGACCAATTCGTGACGTGAGATACGGGCCATTGACCCTTGAATCAAGGGATACTTTGTTCCTAGAATTTCTGCAACAGTTGCCATGATACCTATTCCTCTTTTTTCTTGCGTATTTTTATTGGTTAACTAGGGCTGATAACCCGCCCCATTTTTCGGCGAACAAACCAGCATCCATTTCCTTCAAATGATCACTGATGAGTGGCTTGAAGTCCATGTGTGCCAAAATGTCCTTGTCTAAGTCCATGCCGGGTGCGATTTCCGTCAACATCAACCCACTTGCTGTCAGTTCAAAGACAGCGCGCTCAGTGACATAAACCACTGGTTGCTGGTTAGCGGCAGCGTATTTACCTGAGAAGGTAATTTGCTCAACCTGCGCCACAAACTTAGTAAAACGGCCTTCTTCATCGATGACCAACTTGCCATCGGCGATGTGTTCCTTCAAACCAGCCGCCGTGAACGTACCCGCAAAGACCAGCTTCTTAGCTGTTTGTGAAATGTCGATAAAGCCACCAGCCCCGGCGACACGACCGTTGAACTTGGAAACGTTGACGTTCCCCAGGGCATCGGTTTGTGCCAATCCCAGCACGGATAGATCAATTCCACCACCATCATAGAAGTCAAATTGAGCATCCATATCAACAATGGCTTGTGAGTTATAGGCATGCCCAAAGTCTTTCAGACCAGCTGGCACACCCCCAACGGAACCCGCTTCGGTGGTCAAAACAAAGTCATTGCTGACACCTTCTTCAGCGGTAACCGCTGAGACGTTCACTGGGATACCAACGCCCAAATTCAAGATGGCGCCTGAACGTAATTCCATGGCTGCACGACGGGCGATGACCTTCTTGGCATCCAAAGGCAACACTGTCACTGACTGCAACGGTACCCGGACTTCCCCTGAGAAGGCAGGGTTATACAACGTATTTTCCGTTTGGAATTGGTTCTCAGGCTGGGCAACCACGAGATAATCAACGAGGATACCCGGTACCTTGACCTGCTTAGGATGTAAGGTGTTGTTTTCAGTCACCGTTTCCACTTGGGCAATCACGATGCCCCCTGAATTGTGAGCGGCTTGGGCAATCGCTTGTACTTCCATGTCCAACCCTTCTTTATCAAGGGTCAAGTTACCAGCTTCATCCGCATACGTACCACGAATCAGCGCCACGTTAATTGGAAAGGTCGGATACCGCAGCCATTCATCACCATCCAAAGAAAGCTTGGTCACGATATCTGCAGTCGTCTTGGTGTTCATTTTGGCACCTTCTAATTCTGGGTCAACGAAGGTGCCTAAGCCAATTTTGGTGATCACACCAGGTCCCTTCGTGGCAATGTCATGATACATACGTGTGATGACACCCTGTGGTAGGTTGTATGCCTCTAGCTCATTATTATTGATCGCCTCAGCAATTCGTGGGGATGCCGACGCAATACCACCAATCCAACGCTTCAACAAACCAGGGGCTGCCAAGTGGCTCATCCCTTTTTGATCACGGTTACCAACCGCACTGGAATGCATAGCCGTCAATCCTTGGGGATGGGCTTCAGTTGCATACCGCTCTTCCAAAGCCATTAATAGCTCTTCAGCGACTCCGGCCAGGCCAAACCCACTGACTGCGATTGTGTCATTATCTTTAATCAAGTTTACAGCTTCACTTGCTGAAATAACCTTACTCATGGTTGTTACTTCTTAGTTTTAGGTTCAAAATAATCTAATAAAAATCTTATATTGTTAATAAAATCACTTACTAACAAGGTTTAGTGTAGTATCATTGTGAATGATTGAACACAAACGATAAGTTTGTTACCCCAACCAAAAGTTGATCCAGGAGGGTTTTATGAGTATTGAACGCCTTACCTACTTTCTTGACGCCGTTGACCTAGCTAGTTTCACAGCCGCAGCCCAAAAGAATTTCGTCTCGCAGACGGCCATTAGTAAACAAATGAAAAATCTTGAAGAGGAAATTGGCACGCCCCTGTTTATCCGGCAAAAGAACCGGGTCACCGTGACCGCAGCTGGGCGCCAGTTTTATAATCACGCAAAACAGTTGGTTAACAATTACGAACAAGCCGTTCAACTGGCCTACGCGATTGGCTCAACTGATAAGCAAACCTTATCAATTGGTTTCACGACGTATTACGAGACACAGTTAATGTCCCCCCTGCTGCACGAGTTTATGGCGCAACACCCTGAAATTGACATCACCCTTTTGCAAGATAATTTTCGTGATAATAATCAAGCCCTGCTGTCGCAAACCGTCGATATTTTGTTTTCACGTGATTATGCGCTCAGCGCCATCCGAGATTTTGCCCAAATTGAAACAACCATCCTGGAAGAAGGTCATATGATGATTGCGGTGGCCGAAGATGATGATCTTTGCCAATACGACGTGGTACCCAGCAAGGCCCTCGCTAACCGCGATGTCATTTTCATATCTTCTGATGCCGGTGTCACTGAGCCGCATGGTCTGACTGATAACGCGCACAAAGACGGCTATGCATTTCACAGCATCACCCGTATCCAGAGTCTGGAGTTATTATTTATGCTCATTAGGCTGAAGCGGTTGATCGCCTTTTTCCCGGAAAACTCGCTCTTTAGCACTAATGGGGTCGTTTTCAAAACCCTAGCGAACACCGCCCACTGTTATAAAATCATTTTGGCAACTAACCGCCAAAATCCAAATCCAGCTGTCAAAATGTTGACAAATTTCATTCGTGAAACCCAATAACCCTGGTTTTTAGTCATGCCAAATTATGCGCTAATTAAAAAAATAAGCCAAAGAGAAGCTAACCTCTTTGGCTTTTTAGCGTCATACGCGCTAACGATATTCTTGTCGAACTAATTTAGTAAATTTGCAGGTAATACTTTCCCACCAGCATCTTCAAAAATATGTTCATTGAAATCGATGACCGTGTCATAGCGTTTCAATTCTGCTGGTTCGTAATGGTGGATCACTTCGATAAAAGTAAAATCTGAAGCAAACAAGTAGTCATGAATCACCTGAGACGTTGCTTTATCCAGCGAAGCATTAACCTCGTCTAACAGTAGGATTGGTCGGTCAGCTAAAATCGCTCGTGCCAATTCGATTCGCGATAATTGACCACCAGATAATTGATCAGCATTATCGCCCAAGTGATAATCAAGGCCCTTTTCTTTGACGAGTTTACCTAAGTCTAACCCCTCACACACTTGAAGGACTTTTGTTTGGTCGAGATCTACACCCAAAGTCAAATTAAACCAAAGTGTATCCGCAAAAATCACAGCACTCTGACTCGAGTAAGCGAATAATTTCGTTATGGACCCTTGTTGGATTTCGGTTTGATTGACCAAAAGTCGCTTTGCTTGTCCATAATCCCCATACATCAAAAACTGGAGCAGGGTCGATTTCCCCGAACCAGATGGTCCGATGATTGCAACCTTCTGCCCTTTTTTAAGGGTGAAATCAATGTGATTTGCAAGGCTCTGTTGGTGACGTTTTAACGACAAATCGTCAACTATCAAAGAATCAAACTGTTTGATCTCAATTGCATCCGTGGTTTCCTGATCGGTGCTTGTAATAAATGCCTTGATTTTATCAACGATTCCCTTGGTCGTTGATAAGTTATTCCGTTGATTTAAAATTTGTAAAATTGGATTAGTAAACGAATTAGACAGTTGCGTGATTGCAAAAAGCGCGCCTAACGTCGTCTGTCCTTTGATAACTAAAACAATCCCGACGAAAAATGGTATTAAAAAAGTCCCCCCGATGGCAATGATATTAAGATAGGCATTGGCATTGATGTTAAGTAGGTTCATTTTTGCCAATTTTGCCTCTAAGTGGTTGATCGTCCATCGATTCTGTGCGACGGCGTTATCTTGTTTGCCATACAAGTTGAACGTTGCTGTGCCAGCCAACAAATTTTTAGTTTGGCTGACATACTTATCATTGGCGGCTGTCCACTCATCGGAAGCCGTTTGAATACCCTTTTGGAAAAAATTAGAAGCAATAGTGGGCAAAACGGATCCAATTAAGAAAATCAATGTAATGCGCCAATTTAAATACAATGCGTAACTCAATGCCAGAATAACTGTATAAAAATTGATCAGGATTTCGATCTCAGCCGCATACCGATTCGTTTCCAGTAGTTTGAAATCATTCGTCAAAAAACCTAAATTCGAACTATCTTCCCGCTTATTTCGCAGCATCCCACCCAATACTTTCGCTCTGAGCTTAGAGTTTGTCTGCTTGATTGCGTCGGTCTTAAGATAATTGAAACTCAGATTAGCAACCAAAACGATGATCAAGGCTATCAAGATCTGAATAAAAAAGGTTGATACTTTAGAAAACTGATTACGCGTCGCCATGTTGGTCAAAGTCCCGACAATGTAGGCCATAATAATGTTCTCGGTACTGTAGATCAGGCCAAAAACATTCAGCCAGAAAAATTTATAGTGTGAATAGTTGTGATATATCATGCATCTTCTCCAACGACAGTAATCTTCTTTAGTATTATTAATCCAGATTTAGCCAGCATCCTATTCTCTGTTTTTTTGCTAATCATTTTATTATCGTTTTCTCATTTTAATTGAATATACTGTATCTCTATACAAGTACTATGTCAACCTAAATTTAAGTAAATAGGCTAATTTATTATGGTAATAATGAAGTCAGAGATCACTACAAAAATACCCCTATACTAATTCCACGGACTCAACAAGAAAATCCGTTAATTAGCATAAGGGTATTTTTAAATGCAAGCTATTTCTAATACTTTAAATTTCTAATCCTTCATTACGAGCTTTTTCCTGTTCTTGCTCAAATAGATATTGATCATATTTCTTAGCAAATGGAAAGTAGACCAATGCGGAAATGACCAACGTGATGGCCTGCCAAATTGCCATTTTCCAGCCACCAATCAGGAACCCTGAAATAATCGCAGGCGTTGTCCATGGTGCCGCCACACCGTTTAGCGGTGGCACAATCCCAAAGTAAATCACACTGTAGGTTGAGATGGCAATGATAACTGGCGTTAGGAAGAATGGAATTGCCAAGAATGGATTCAATACCAACGGCAGACCAAATAAAAATGGTTCATTAATATTAAATAGTGCGGGCACGAACTCTATTCTACCAATCGTTTTGAACTGCACAGATTTGGCAGCGACCAATGTGAAGATAACCAGCCCAATGGTAATACCCGAGCCTGTTAAATTAATGAAATTATTGTAGAACTCATTCGTGACGATGTGGGCGCCATTGTTTAATGACAACTTGCCTGCTTGATACAATGCCGCATTGTTAGCAGTATTTGGAATCAAAAATGCACCGGCAATACCACCCATGATTAAGCCACCATGGACTCCGAAGAACCAGAAGAATGATACCAAGAAGGCAATCAAGATCGCGCCGACGAGTGAATCTGACAAGCCTTGCATTGGTGCTGACAATGAATTATAAATCAAGTTCAGCATGTCTGTATTAAGGGTCATCTTGATGACGGCATAAATTAACATGGTAGCAATTAAGATAACACCTGAAGGAATCATCGCTGTAAATTGATTCGCCACATTCGCGGGAACCTGTTCTGGTAGTGTAATTTTCCACCCAGCTTTGATCATTTTTGAGTAGGCCCAACCAACTAGGATTCCGACGATAATGGCGGCGACCATGCCCTGACCACTTAACCAGCTAATGTTAATGACACCTGTCACTGGTGATTGTAAAAATGATTGCAGTGCAGCCGGTAATTTATCGATATGATTTGATACCTCTGCACCTGATAAAACAACTGTTCCGGCACTATTTGTGATACCGGCACCACTTTTGCCCATCACCCCGACCAGAGGCGTGGTCACTTGTAGCATTTGCAACATTAAGAAGGCTGACAAGGAGGTCAAACCAGCAGGAAGCGCTTCGAGGCCTTCATTACGTACGTAAACATAGGCGATACCAACCGCTGCCCAAATCGACAAAATACCAAAAGTCGTCGTATAGGCTTGCGTGAAGAAAGCAGACCAACCTGAATTTTTTAATGCCGTGGCGATGGCTGGGACAGGGACGTTTGACAGAATCAAAAAGATAGATCCGATGATGATAAATGGCAAAGCATAAACCATTCCATCTTGCAAAGCCTTCACGGCCTTTGTATTAACAAACTTCAAAATTGCCGGTAGCAGTTTTTTGGTTATAAATGAGCTCATTTTTCCATTAACTTGATTTTCCATTATAAGGTATCTCCATTCTGACCTAAAATGTTTTGGAACCAGTAAAATGACTTTTTAGGGACGCGCTTTAAGTCCTTAAGATTGTGATTGGTGCGATTAACGTAAACCGCGCCGTACCTTTTTTCAACATCAGCATGCGAACTTGGAATGTCTATCAGCCCCCAGCCTAAGTAACCTAAAACTTTGGCACCATCGATGAACATGGCATCCTTCATCGCTTTAATGTGCTTCTCATGGTATTGAATGCGCAGATCATCTTGAATCTCGTGTTCACCATCCCAAACTTCTTTGATGCCAATACCATTTTCAATTGGAAATACTGGCACGCGATAGCGGTTATAGAGATCCGTAATCACATTTCTAAAGCCTAATGGGTCAATATTCCACCCCCACTCGCTATGCTCTAAAAATTGATTCTCAGCAGTACTATGATTCATGAAGCGATTAGGTACTTCATTGGCAGGTATGCGACGCGCATCTAAAACCATTGTCCGATAATAGCTAAATGATAGGAAATCGGCATAGGTGGCAGCCAAAAGATCTGCGTCTGCTGGTTGCCAATCTAGATCAATGTCATGAGTGTCAATATACTGTGCCACTTCAGGCGAATATGCATTGCCCACGAACAAAGAATTGATATTTTCATAGGTGAACTCGTTTTGCTTACGCACAGCAAATGCGTCTGCGGGACTTTCAGTAGCTGGATAAATCGGTGTATAAGCTAACATGCCACCAATTTTTAGTTCGCTATACGTGTCATGGATGTACTTTGTAATCTGAGCGTGCGCCAACATGGTATGATGAAAAATAGTATACATATGGTCCACTGACTGCTCAGTTTCTGTATAGCCTGAAATATGAAAAACTTCATCGGTAAAATATAAATTATGTTCATTAAATGTGATCCAGTACTTGACCCGATCGGCAAAATGATCAATCACGGCCTTGCCAAACCGAAAGAATGCCGCCACGGTGTCACGTGACAAAAAACCACTTTGCTTCTCGGCTAAGGCTAATGGCATATCAAAATGATACAAACAGATCATCGGTTCAATGCCTCTGGCTAACATCGCATTTACCAAGCGATCATAATAAGCAAACCCCTGTTCGTTAATTGCGCCGTCACCATCTGGCACGATTCTTGACCAAGAAATTTGAATACGATACATGTTCATATGCATGCTCTGCATCAAATCAAGATCTTCCTCGTACCGATTGAATTCATCAATGGCATCATGCCAATCCGTTGTACTCTCTGTTGCTGGACGTACATCATAAACCGATAGTCCCTTATTATCTGCCTGCCATGCCCCTTCAGTTTGCATACTTGATACTGAGTTCCCCCAGTAAAATGTTTTGGGCATCTTTCGATTCGTTGTCATAAAAACCAGTCTCCTTTTGATATGCATCAATGAAAGCGCTTTCTCATGCGATGATTCAATTATATTACCTCGTTTAATCAAAATCAATGTTTTATATTTTAAAGATTATGTTTTTTGTTTTAAATGGACGATTTGTTATAATGATTAATAATGAGCTGATCGTCACGAATGCTGCTTTCTGAAAGTTTAGGCATGATAGAAAATAGCACTAAGACCTGATGTTTTCCGACAATCACGATGTCTCTTAAAACAACACTACTAAAGGAATTTATACATGAAGAAATATGAATTAGTCGCCAACGATATTAAAGCAAAAATTATTTCAGGCTATTACGCCAAAGGCAGTATCCTACCCGATCAAAAAACGCTGGCTGAAGATTTCGCTGTCAGTAAAATCACGATTAAAAACGCCCTCGACAATTTAGCGAATGCGGGCTTCGTTTTAAAAACTTCTGGTTTCGGCACGGTTGTGATCGGACCCTCTACATTAATTACCGACAAAGACGCCCCGGCCAGTAACTTTGAAGGCCTCACAGATCAAGCGGGAGCAGAGCGCGTTGCCAGTAAAGTCATCAAGTTTGATCTGGAGTTTCCAAGTGCAGACGTGAAAACCCATCTCAATATCAACGATGAAGAACCGGTCTACCACATCATTCGGTTACGTCTGCTTGATGGCGATCCTTTCATCATTGAAAATACTTATATGCCGGTAGCCTTGGTACCTGGTTTATCACAATCAGTCTTAGAGTCTTCTATCTATACCTACATTCACGATACGTTGCACCTTAAGTTTGCTGGTATTTCCAGAAATATTCAGGCGCGACAGGCTGATGAGTTAGATATGCGTTATTTGAATGTGTCCAAAAATTCTGCCATTCTCGAAATCGAACAAATCGTTTGGCTGGTGAACGGTAAACCGATTGAATACTCTACGTCTAGAAATGATTCCAACAAAAGGTCTTACTACCTATTTGAAACGATGTAATTTAATAACCACAAAAAAGCAGCTAATCTCAACACCGTGAGATTAGCTGCTTTCTTAATTTTACAATCGTATCTTCAATTGAGCCGTCAGCTCTTCATAGCCCGGCTTGCCTAGCAAACCAAACATGTTGCGCTTGTAGGCCTCAACGCCTGGTTGGTCAAATGGATTGATTCCATTCAAATAACCAGAAATTGCAACAGCCACTTCAAAGAAGTAGATGGCTTGTCCCAATCCAAATTCGTCTTGCTTATTCAGCTCCACGATCATGTTTGGAACACCGCCGTCAACGTGGGCCAACAACGTGCCTTCTGACGCCGTTCGGTTGACATAGCTCATCTTCTCGCCTTGCAAGTAACCCAAACCATCGTCAGCGTCCATTTCTGGAATGACGACATCTGATACTGGCTCAGTGATCCGGAACAATGTCTCAAACATGTTGCGTCGACCATCTTGGATGTATTGACCAAAACTGTGCAAGTCGGTTGAGAAGTTTCCGGTAGCTGGGAAGATGCCCTTGCCATCCTTACCTTCTGACTCACCTTGCAATTGCTTCCACCACTCACCGAATTGGACCAATGTTGGATCGTAGTTGATCAACAGTTCAGTCGTATACCCTTTGCGGTACAAAATGTTACGGTAGGCAGCGTATTGATAGGCTGGATTCTTCGTTAGATCAGCGTCAGCGTAGGCCACCTCACCAGCAGCTGCACCGGCCGTCAATTGTTCGATGTCACCACCAGCAGTTGCGATTGGCAATAGACCCACTGCGGTCAAAACTGAGAAGCGTCCACCGACACCATCAGGTACAACGAACCTTTCGTAGCCCTCTGCATCTGCCAAGGTCTTCAAAGCACCCCGCTTAGCATCGGTTGTGACATAGATGCGATCATGCGCACCGTCAACGCCATACTTGTCTTCCAACATTTGCTTAAATACACGGAA
This is a stretch of genomic DNA from Weissella soli. It encodes these proteins:
- a CDS encoding GntR family transcriptional regulator; translated protein: MKKYELVANDIKAKIISGYYAKGSILPDQKTLAEDFAVSKITIKNALDNLANAGFVLKTSGFGTVVIGPSTLITDKDAPASNFEGLTDQAGAERVASKVIKFDLEFPSADVKTHLNINDEEPVYHIIRLRLLDGDPFIIENTYMPVALVPGLSQSVLESSIYTYIHDTLHLKFAGISRNIQARQADELDMRYLNVSKNSAILEIEQIVWLVNGKPIEYSTSRNDSNKRSYYLFETM
- a CDS encoding glycoside hydrolase family 1 protein is translated as MTTNRKMPKTFYWGNSVSSMQTEGAWQADNKGLSVYDVRPATESTTDWHDAIDEFNRYEEDLDLMQSMHMNMYRIQISWSRIVPDGDGAINEQGFAYYDRLVNAMLARGIEPMICLYHFDMPLALAEKQSGFLSRDTVAAFFRFGKAVIDHFADRVKYWITFNEHNLYFTDEVFHISGYTETEQSVDHMYTIFHHTMLAHAQITKYIHDTYSELKIGGMLAYTPIYPATESPADAFAVRKQNEFTYENINSLFVGNAYSPEVAQYIDTHDIDLDWQPADADLLAATYADFLSFSYYRTMVLDARRIPANEVPNRFMNHSTAENQFLEHSEWGWNIDPLGFRNVITDLYNRYRVPVFPIENGIGIKEVWDGEHEIQDDLRIQYHEKHIKAMKDAMFIDGAKVLGYLGWGLIDIPSSHADVEKRYGAVYVNRTNHNLKDLKRVPKKSFYWFQNILGQNGDTL
- a CDS encoding glucose-6-phosphate isomerase, producing MLILNNATLTFETQQLAPFVSNIELTMLQPMVTVADTMLRQGTGAGAAYTDWLHLPTEYDKNEFARIQAAAKKIQANSKVLVVIGIGGSYLGARAAIDFLNEYFNNYLPDEQRDFPQVLFAGNSIAPAYLNSLIKVIGDRDFSVNVISKSGTTTEPAIAFRVFKQMLEDKYGVDGAHDRIYVTTDAKRGALKTLADAEGYERFVVPDGVGGRFSVLTAVGLLPIATAGGDIEQLTAGAAAGEVAYADADLTKNPAYQYAAYRNILYRKGYTTELLINYDPTLVQFGEWWKQLQGESEGKDGKGIFPATGNFSTDLHSFGQYIQDGRRNMFETLFRITEPVSDVVIPEMDADDGLGYLQGEKMSYVNRTASEGTLLAHVDGGVPNMIVELNKQDEFGLGQAIYFFEVAVAISGYLNGINPFDQPGVEAYKRNMFGLLGKPGYEELTAQLKIRL